One genomic region from Phycodurus eques isolate BA_2022a chromosome 16, UOR_Pequ_1.1, whole genome shotgun sequence encodes:
- the znhit1 gene encoding zinc finger HIT domain-containing protein 1, with protein MVLEKKGSARVETAGQRRVLDDGTRQRRLSRQLEALEKDNFQDDPLSSLPPPGPTARLPAFSETEEPEKKKRKTRGDHFKLRFRKNFTALLEEENLADKPEPNYLSALVPPSSLPPRHFCCVCGFPSNYTCTTCGGRYCSGKCLVTHRETRCLKWTL; from the coding sequence ATGGTGCTGGAAAAAAAGGGCTCGGCTCGGGTCGAGACGGCGGGCCAGCGGCGGGTTCTGGACGACGGCACCCGCCAGAGAAGGCTGAGCAGGCAGCTCGAGGCTTTGGAGAAAGACAACTTCCAGGACGACCCTCTGAGCTCGCTCCCCCCGCCCGGTCCGACCGCCCGTCTCCCCGCCTTCAGTGAAACGGAGGAACctgagaaaaagaagaggaagacacGGGGCGACCACTTCAAGTTGCGCTTCAGGAAAAACTTCACGGCGCTTCTGGAGGAGGAGAACTTAGCGGACAAGCCGGAGCCCAACTACCTTTCGGCGCTGGTTCCGCCGTCTTCGCTCCCGCCGCGCCATTTTTGCTGCGTGTGCGGCTTTCCGTCCAACTACACGTGCACGACATGCGGGGGGCGCTACTGCTCCGGCAAGTGTTTGGTGACGCACCGAGAGACCAGGTGTCTCAAGTGGACGCTGTGA